The following coding sequences are from one Nicotiana tomentosiformis chromosome 3, ASM39032v3, whole genome shotgun sequence window:
- the LOC138908302 gene encoding uncharacterized protein has translation MAERFFEVDKISFSHDNLHVEGVVHNKSLHLTVKCECYYVKRVMLDGRSGVDMCPSQRSRGWKSVQKEFWLTMSVYEPSMGVKRDTIGEIDLVLNIGPVDFEVTFQVLDMETSYNFLLDRLWIHAAGAVPSTLHQMVKFEYDNQEIFVHEKDEQSMYWDP, from the coding sequence ATGGCCGAGAGATTTTTCGAGGTCGATAAGATCTCATTTAGCCATGATAATTTGCATGTAGAGGGAGTTGTCCACAACAAATCCCTCCACCTGACTGTTAAATGTGAGTGCTACTATGTGAAAAGGGTGATGTTGGATGGTAGGTCTGGAGTAGATATGTGTCCCTCTCAACGCTCCAGAGGATGGAAATCAGTACAGAAAGAATTCTGGCTAACAATGTCTGTGTACGAGCCTTCGATGGGGGTTAAGAGGGATACAATCGGAGAAATTGATCTAGTCTTAAATATTGGCCCTGTGGACTTTGAGGTAACCTTCCAAGTCTTGGACATGGAAACCTCGTACAATTTCCTTCTCGACAGACTATGGATTCATGCCGCTGGAGCTGTTCCATCCACTCTCCATCAAATGGTCAAGTTTGAGTATGACAATCAAGAAATTTTTGTCCATGAAAAAGACGAGCAATCTATGTACTGGGACCCCTAA